In the genome of Chloracidobacterium sp., one region contains:
- the glgA gene encoding glycogen synthase GlgA — protein MNILFVVSELAPYSKTGGLADVGAALPRALAATGLTVRTVTPRYGFMTAGEYVGELRVPFGFQTQTAYVFREVRQGVEIFFIDAPAYFHRGRKLYGEPDDATRFAFFSRAVIELARWFGAPPDVIHGNDWMTGLIPVYLRTVLRSDPFFARTATVTTIHNLAFQGYFDLNDLAYYGLPTDLRNGLDGLEFWGAGSMLKGAILASDALTTVSERYAQEIQTPEYGFRMDGLLRMRRHDLVGILNGVDYDEWNPATDPYLAAHYTPSDMSGKRICKADLLKRFGMPVELDRPAIVIVSRLSDQKGLDLVRAVAWRILHTGAYFLLLGAGDPRYEVFFQHLRDAAPRRIAVYFGFNEPLAHQMEAGGDMFLMPSAYEPCGLNQIYSLKYGTVPIVRATGGLDDTIQDFDRVTGTGNGLKFRAYNANRLMEKIYEGLLLYRQPEVWRVLQQNGMRADFSWARAAWKYRAVYERVRVA, from the coding sequence ATGAACATCCTCTTTGTGGTTTCCGAACTTGCCCCATACTCGAAGACGGGCGGGTTGGCCGACGTTGGCGCCGCATTGCCTAGGGCGCTGGCGGCGACCGGTCTGACAGTGCGGACAGTGACGCCGCGCTACGGTTTTATGACGGCTGGCGAGTATGTCGGCGAACTGCGCGTGCCGTTTGGATTTCAGACACAAACGGCGTATGTCTTCCGCGAAGTGCGTCAGGGCGTTGAAATCTTTTTTATTGACGCGCCAGCTTATTTTCATCGTGGGCGGAAGCTGTACGGCGAGCCGGACGACGCGACGCGCTTTGCTTTCTTTAGTCGGGCGGTCATTGAGTTGGCGCGGTGGTTCGGCGCACCGCCAGATGTCATTCACGGTAACGACTGGATGACAGGGCTGATTCCGGTCTATCTCCGAACGGTGTTGCGCAGCGACCCGTTTTTCGCCCGGACAGCGACCGTCACCACCATCCACAACCTTGCCTTTCAAGGCTATTTCGACCTCAACGATCTGGCTTACTATGGGCTGCCCACCGACCTACGCAATGGGCTTGATGGTCTGGAGTTCTGGGGCGCGGGTAGCATGCTCAAGGGGGCGATTCTAGCTTCGGACGCCCTGACAACCGTCAGCGAGCGGTATGCACAGGAAATCCAGACGCCCGAATATGGCTTTCGGATGGACGGCCTGCTGCGGATGCGGCGGCACGATTTGGTCGGCATTCTCAACGGTGTGGACTACGACGAGTGGAATCCGGCGACCGACCCGTACTTAGCGGCGCACTACACGCCGTCTGATATGAGCGGTAAGCGCATCTGCAAGGCGGACTTGCTTAAGCGATTCGGGATGCCGGTCGAACTCGACCGCCCGGCGATTGTGATTGTGTCGCGCCTAAGCGATCAGAAAGGGTTAGATTTAGTGCGGGCCGTCGCCTGGCGTATTCTGCACACTGGAGCTTATTTCCTGTTGCTGGGCGCGGGCGACCCGCGTTACGAGGTGTTTTTCCAGCACCTGCGCGACGCCGCGCCACGTCGCATCGCCGTTTACTTCGGTTTCAACGAACCGCTGGCGCACCAGATGGAAGCGGGAGGGGATATGTTTCTGATGCCGTCGGCGTATGAGCCATGCGGGTTGAATCAGATTTATAGTCTCAAGTACGGCACGGTGCCGATTGTGCGCGCGACGGGCGGGTTGGACGACACGATTCAGGACTTCGACCGTGTGACCGGTACGGGAAATGGGTTGAAATTCCGCGCCTACAACGCGAATCGGCTGATGGAGAAAATCTACGAAGGCTTGCTGCTGTATCGGCAGCCGGAAGTGTGGCGCGTGCTTCAGCAAAACGGCATGCGGGCGGATTTTTCATGGGCGCGGGCGGCGTGGAAGTACCGTGCCGTGTATGAGCGTGTTCGTGTGGCGTAG
- the yihA gene encoding ribosome biogenesis GTP-binding protein YihA/YsxC, with amino-acid sequence MKVVAATFLKSATTAAHYPPPILPEVAFLGRSNVGKSSLINSLLGVHGLARTSNTPGRTQCINFFDINHELRFVDLPGYGYARVPQAVRKRWRPMIEHYLHHRSALVLCILIVDARLEPQPLDQVMYEWLTAMQRRFCIVATKADKLARSRLTTQLNVLRAAYGDQVLAYSSLTRVGSDQVWAAIRAAAADWKTQRKPV; translated from the coding sequence ATGAAAGTCGTTGCGGCGACATTCTTGAAGAGCGCGACGACAGCGGCGCACTATCCGCCGCCGATACTACCGGAAGTGGCTTTTTTGGGGCGGTCAAATGTCGGCAAATCAAGCCTGATCAACTCTTTGTTAGGAGTTCATGGGCTGGCCCGAACAAGCAATACGCCCGGACGAACCCAGTGCATCAACTTTTTTGACATCAACCATGAACTGCGCTTCGTAGATCTGCCCGGTTACGGCTATGCGCGTGTGCCGCAGGCCGTGCGTAAGCGGTGGCGACCGATGATTGAGCACTACCTGCATCACCGATCGGCCTTGGTCCTGTGCATCCTGATTGTGGATGCCCGGCTTGAACCGCAGCCGCTAGACCAAGTGATGTACGAGTGGCTGACGGCTATGCAGCGTCGTTTTTGTATTGTCGCTACCAAGGCCGACAAGCTGGCACGGTCACGACTAACGACACAGTTGAATGTCTTACGCGCTGCTTACGGCGATCAGGTCTTGGCTTATTCATCGCTGACTCGTGTTGGTAGCGATCAGGTCTGGGCGGCAATTCGAGCGGCGGCGGCTGACTGGAAGACGCAGCGCAAACCAGTCTGA
- the gcvPB gene encoding aminomethyl-transferring glycine dehydrogenase subunit GcvPB: MALPTAPRIKKASVHISQNENLVFENSRPGSRAYHLPPNDVPDTPVTDLIPLRLLRQDDLRDMPELTEPEVVRHYTRLSTWNYGTDTGMFPLGSCTMKYNPKINEWAARLPGFAQTHPLAPEATVRGNLLLMKQLEEALCEITGLAAVSLQPTAGAHGELTGMMMIRAALTARGDARRYVLIPDAAHGTNPASAVMCGYKVITLISKKNGLLDLAALDKAMTDEVAGLMITNPNTLGLFEEDIAKACDLIHARGGFVYMDGANMNALVGVARPGDMGVDVMHLNLHKTFSTPHGGGGPGCGPVAVTKELEPYLPYPTLRRVDEQTVVFDYDRPHSIGRVKAYYGNFGMMVRALAYIRALGAEGLRAATETAVLNANYIKHHLQADYEVPFEGPVLHEVVFNDRRQQAFGVRNGDIAKRLIDYGFHPPTMSFPLVAPGAIMVEPTESESRAELDLFIAAMRAIARECEETPEVVKTAPHCARLRRLDETAAARHPVLRWRPSQTAKAASA, encoded by the coding sequence ATGGCTCTCCCAACCGCTCCGCGTATCAAAAAAGCCAGCGTCCACATCAGCCAGAACGAAAACCTTGTGTTTGAAAACTCACGTCCGGGCAGCCGAGCCTACCATTTGCCGCCGAACGATGTCCCCGATACGCCTGTCACTGACCTCATTCCGCTGCGCCTTCTTCGGCAGGATGATCTGCGCGACATGCCAGAACTGACAGAGCCGGAAGTCGTCCGCCATTACACGCGACTTTCAACATGGAACTATGGCACGGACACCGGGATGTTTCCGCTTGGCTCGTGTACGATGAAGTACAACCCCAAGATCAACGAGTGGGCGGCGCGGCTGCCGGGGTTTGCGCAAACGCATCCACTGGCTCCAGAGGCGACGGTGCGCGGCAACCTGCTGCTGATGAAGCAACTGGAAGAGGCCCTCTGTGAAATCACTGGTCTTGCTGCTGTGTCACTGCAGCCGACCGCCGGCGCGCACGGCGAGCTGACCGGCATGATGATGATTCGGGCGGCGCTGACGGCGCGTGGCGACGCCCGCCGGTATGTCCTCATTCCTGACGCCGCCCATGGGACAAACCCGGCCAGCGCCGTCATGTGCGGCTACAAGGTCATCACGCTCATTTCCAAGAAAAACGGTCTGCTCGACCTTGCCGCCCTTGACAAGGCGATGACGGATGAAGTCGCTGGGCTGATGATCACCAACCCGAACACATTAGGGCTGTTTGAAGAGGATATTGCAAAGGCTTGTGACCTCATTCACGCGCGCGGCGGGTTTGTTTACATGGACGGCGCGAACATGAACGCCCTCGTCGGTGTGGCCCGTCCGGGCGATATGGGCGTGGATGTCATGCATTTGAACCTGCACAAGACTTTCTCAACGCCTCATGGCGGCGGTGGCCCAGGCTGCGGCCCCGTGGCGGTCACCAAAGAACTGGAACCGTATCTGCCCTACCCGACGTTGCGGCGCGTGGACGAGCAAACGGTGGTGTTTGACTATGACCGCCCCCATTCGATTGGGCGCGTCAAAGCCTACTACGGCAACTTTGGGATGATGGTACGCGCGCTGGCCTACATTCGCGCGCTGGGCGCGGAAGGGTTGCGCGCGGCGACGGAAACGGCTGTCCTCAACGCCAACTACATCAAGCACCATCTTCAGGCGGATTACGAAGTGCCGTTTGAGGGCCCTGTCCTGCACGAAGTGGTCTTCAACGATCGGCGGCAGCAAGCTTTTGGCGTTCGCAACGGGGACATTGCTAAGCGCCTGATTGATTACGGCTTCCATCCACCGACGATGTCATTCCCACTCGTTGCGCCGGGCGCAATTATGGTCGAGCCGACGGAAAGTGAAAGTCGCGCCGAGCTAGACTTGTTCATCGCAGCGATGCGCGCCATTGCGCGGGAATGCGAAGAAACGCCAGAAGTCGTTAAAACCGCACCTCACTGTGCGCGGTTGCGCCGATTGGATGAAACGGCGGCGGCGCGCCATCCGGTGCTGCGTTGGCGGCCTTCCCAAACGGCCAAAGCGGCCAGTGCTTGA
- a CDS encoding NAD(P)-dependent glycerol-3-phosphate dehydrogenase, whose protein sequence is MTPAQRIAVIGAGSWGTALALVAAAGSGGDRPPRRVMLWGHRPAHLAALAAERENRQYLPGFRFPDNLTPTADLAEALDGAQIVLLVVPSHVMRATLTAMRPYIAPTMVFVSATKGIETDTLMRMSEVAFDVWHDLFEPRYVALSGPNFAYEVARGDPTATVVAAFAPRWGEYVQSALSIPTFRLYYNQDITGVEIAGAAKNVIAIAAGVVAGLGFGHNTVVTLITRGLAEITRLAVTLGARLETMSGLAGVGDLFLTATGTLSRNRYVGVELGKGRRLDDILAGMTNVAEGVKTTKAIHALAQKHGVDMPITRGMYQVLYEGRSVQDAMAEIMGRPLRREY, encoded by the coding sequence ATGACGCCCGCACAACGTATCGCCGTCATTGGCGCGGGAAGTTGGGGAACGGCGTTGGCGCTGGTCGCCGCCGCTGGTTCCGGGGGTGACCGTCCGCCGCGTCGGGTGATGCTGTGGGGGCATCGTCCAGCGCATCTGGCGGCGCTGGCGGCCGAGCGTGAAAACCGGCAGTACCTGCCCGGCTTCCGGTTTCCTGACAATCTGACGCCGACGGCTGATTTGGCGGAGGCGCTGGACGGCGCGCAGATCGTCCTGCTTGTTGTTCCATCGCATGTGATGCGTGCGACCCTGACGGCGATGCGCCCTTACATTGCGCCGACCATGGTGTTTGTCAGCGCGACGAAGGGCATCGAAACTGATACGCTGATGCGCATGTCGGAAGTCGCCTTTGATGTCTGGCATGACCTGTTTGAACCGCGCTACGTGGCGCTTTCCGGACCGAACTTCGCCTACGAAGTCGCCAGAGGCGACCCGACGGCGACGGTCGTCGCGGCCTTTGCGCCGCGCTGGGGCGAGTATGTGCAGAGCGCGCTGAGCATTCCTACGTTTCGGCTTTACTACAACCAAGACATCACCGGCGTCGAGATCGCCGGCGCGGCGAAAAATGTCATCGCCATCGCCGCCGGCGTCGTGGCCGGGTTGGGTTTCGGCCACAACACGGTCGTGACGCTGATTACGCGCGGTTTGGCGGAGATCACGCGCTTGGCGGTGACGCTTGGCGCGCGCCTTGAAACCATGTCAGGGCTTGCCGGCGTCGGCGATCTGTTCCTCACGGCGACGGGGACGCTCTCGCGCAACCGCTACGTCGGCGTCGAACTCGGCAAAGGCCGCCGATTGGACGACATTCTAGCCGGGATGACCAACGTCGCGGAAGGCGTCAAAACCACGAAGGCGATTCACGCGCTGGCGCAAAAGCACGGCGTGGACATGCCGATAACGCGCGGCATGTACCAAGTGCTCTACGAGGGACGCAGCGTGCAGGACGCCATGGCAGAAATCATGGGACGGCCGCTCCGCCGTGAATACTAA
- the rho gene encoding transcription termination factor Rho, translating into MKPAMEETLESVEPTTGGGGETPPANNGFYDITTLRDLPLSELVRIAEGLDVPDAGSLRKQELIFKILQAQTERSGLIFSEGVLECLPDGFGFLRAPDYNYLPGPDDIYVSPSQIRKFDLRTGDTISGQIRPPKEGERYFALIKVEAINFEPPDLRRERVHFDNLTPLYPNKRLRMESTPDNLSGRVLDLITPIGRGQRGLIVAPPRTGKTMLLQSIANSITRNHPEIMLIVLLIDERPEEVTDMQRSVQGEVVSSTFDEPPTRHVQVADMVIEKAKRLVEHGRDVVILLDSLTRLARAHNATVPPSGKILSGGVDANALQKPKRFFGAARNLEEGGSLTIIATALIDTGSRMDDVIFEEFKGTGNMEIHLDRKLIEKRIFPAVDINKSGTRKEELLVPKEDLNRIFVLRRVLSPLSSVESMELLLSHLERTKTNAEFLASMSA; encoded by the coding sequence ATGAAACCTGCCATGGAAGAAACGCTTGAGTCTGTCGAACCGACCACCGGCGGGGGCGGAGAGACTCCGCCTGCCAATAATGGCTTCTACGACATTACAACGCTAAGGGATTTGCCGCTGTCGGAGTTGGTGCGCATCGCCGAAGGCCTTGACGTGCCCGACGCCGGGAGCCTGCGGAAGCAGGAGCTGATTTTCAAGATTTTGCAGGCGCAAACCGAACGGTCAGGCCTTATCTTCTCAGAGGGGGTGCTCGAATGTCTCCCCGACGGCTTCGGCTTTTTGCGCGCGCCGGACTACAACTATCTGCCTGGACCCGACGACATTTACGTGTCGCCGTCACAGATTCGGAAGTTCGACCTGCGCACCGGCGACACCATTTCGGGTCAGATTCGCCCGCCGAAAGAAGGCGAACGCTATTTTGCGCTCATTAAGGTCGAGGCCATCAACTTCGAGCCGCCGGACCTGCGCCGCGAACGAGTACACTTCGACAACTTGACGCCGCTCTACCCAAACAAGCGCCTGCGGATGGAGAGCACGCCAGACAATCTTTCCGGCCGCGTCCTCGACCTGATTACGCCGATTGGACGAGGCCAACGGGGACTGATCGTCGCGCCGCCGCGCACCGGCAAGACGATGCTGCTGCAATCCATCGCCAACTCGATTACGCGCAATCACCCGGAGATCATGCTCATCGTACTGTTGATTGATGAGCGCCCGGAGGAAGTCACTGACATGCAGCGCAGCGTTCAGGGAGAAGTTGTCAGTTCAACCTTTGACGAACCGCCGACACGCCACGTACAAGTCGCCGATATGGTCATCGAGAAGGCGAAGCGGCTGGTCGAGCATGGACGCGACGTAGTGATTTTGCTGGATTCGCTCACCCGTCTGGCGCGCGCCCACAACGCCACCGTCCCGCCGTCCGGTAAAATTTTGTCTGGCGGCGTGGACGCCAACGCCCTCCAAAAACCCAAGCGGTTCTTCGGCGCGGCGCGCAACCTCGAAGAAGGCGGCAGCCTGACCATCATTGCCACGGCCCTGATTGACACCGGCTCACGGATGGACGATGTCATCTTTGAAGAGTTCAAAGGGACGGGCAACATGGAAATCCATCTCGACCGCAAACTCATTGAAAAGCGCATCTTCCCGGCCGTAGACATCAACAAGTCGGGAACGCGCAAGGAAGAGTTACTCGTCCCCAAGGAAGACCTCAACCGAATCTTTGTCCTGCGACGGGTACTAAGCCCGCTGTCAAGCGTCGAGTCCATGGAACTGCTGTTGAGCCACTTAGAGCGAACCAAGACCAACGCCGAGTTTCTGGCGTCTATGAGCGCTTAG
- a CDS encoding DNA adenine methylase, with product MIKYIGSKRTLIPVILEVIRRIGNVRSVIDLFSGTARVGHALKAEGYRVFANDYLTYAATLARCYVQADAEDVLADARKLIGELNRLKGSPGYFTETFCVKSRFFQPKNGERIDAIREAIAAKGLPPELEAVLLVSLMEAADRVDSTTGLQMAYLKDWAPRAYNDLELRVPEVLPRARYGKGQATCLDALVAARRLEADVAYLDPPYNQHSYLGNYHIWETLVRWDKPEVYGVACKRKDVRERSSAFNSRPRFASVMRELLSAVRAPVIIVSFNNEGYLSRAEMEAMLAALWDGAGEVVTIERDFKRYVGAQIGIYNPQGERVGEVSHLHNKEFIYVASHRPIAGALRELTRTGFSASRTVSQKQLALFG from the coding sequence GTGATCAAGTACATTGGCTCGAAGCGAACCCTGATTCCGGTCATCCTTGAAGTCATCCGGCGGATCGGCAACGTTCGCTCCGTCATTGACCTGTTTTCGGGTACGGCGCGCGTCGGGCACGCGCTCAAGGCCGAAGGGTATCGCGTTTTCGCCAACGACTACCTGACGTATGCCGCAACGTTGGCGCGGTGCTACGTGCAGGCCGACGCCGAGGATGTTCTCGCCGACGCACGTAAGCTGATTGGGGAGCTGAATCGGCTGAAGGGATCGCCCGGTTACTTCACGGAGACGTTTTGCGTCAAGTCGCGCTTCTTTCAGCCCAAGAACGGCGAACGCATTGACGCCATTCGGGAGGCGATCGCCGCGAAGGGGCTGCCGCCGGAACTGGAAGCGGTCCTCCTGGTTTCGCTGATGGAAGCGGCGGACCGAGTGGACTCAACGACGGGACTGCAAATGGCGTATCTGAAGGACTGGGCGCCGCGCGCTTACAACGATCTCGAACTACGTGTACCGGAGGTCTTGCCGCGCGCCCGTTACGGCAAGGGACAGGCGACCTGTCTGGACGCGCTCGTCGCCGCCCGGCGACTTGAAGCGGATGTCGCGTACTTAGACCCGCCGTACAATCAGCATTCATATCTCGGCAACTACCATATCTGGGAAACGCTGGTGCGGTGGGATAAACCAGAGGTCTATGGTGTGGCGTGCAAGCGGAAGGATGTCCGCGAGCGGTCGTCGGCGTTCAACTCGCGTCCCCGGTTTGCCTCCGTCATGCGGGAACTGTTGAGCGCTGTTCGCGCACCGGTGATTATTGTGTCGTTCAACAACGAGGGCTATCTGTCGCGCGCCGAGATGGAAGCGATGTTGGCGGCGCTGTGGGACGGCGCAGGCGAGGTGGTGACGATTGAACGAGATTTCAAGCGGTACGTCGGCGCGCAGATTGGGATTTACAACCCGCAGGGCGAACGGGTCGGGGAAGTGAGCCACTTGCACAACAAGGAATTTATCTACGTTGCTTCCCATCGCCCTATCGCCGGGGCACTGCGTGAACTGACGCGAACCGGCTTTAGTGCGTCCCGGACGGTCAGCCAGAAGCAGTTGGCGTTGTTTGGGTGA
- a CDS encoding ABC transporter permease, whose translation MQRFVWRAGLLAPATIWLFVLSLLPLVIVGRLAFASRTTYGAVTWTWTLANFRQALEPIYLAIYWRSLWMAAVVTLVCVLLSYPVALFMTFQARPQWKTLLLILTVVPLWTNLVVRTFAWTHLLRTEGVINTALLELGVIREPLPLLYNNLAVFIGLVAGELPFMIIPLVTSLDRLDRRLLDAAADLGATPWIAFWKVIFPLTRPGLVAGCALVFIPSLGNFVVADLLGGAKSILLGNVIWNQFFQRNQPFGSAVTLLLIGAVGIVALLATQLRTERATS comes from the coding sequence GTGCAACGCTTTGTCTGGCGGGCTGGGCTACTGGCTCCGGCGACCATCTGGTTGTTCGTTCTCAGCTTGCTCCCGCTTGTGATCGTAGGGCGCTTAGCCTTTGCAAGTCGGACGACCTACGGGGCTGTCACTTGGACGTGGACGTTAGCCAACTTTCGGCAGGCGCTCGAACCGATTTACCTCGCCATTTACTGGCGTTCGCTCTGGATGGCTGCCGTAGTTACGCTGGTCTGTGTCCTCTTGAGCTACCCCGTGGCATTGTTTATGACCTTTCAGGCGCGCCCACAGTGGAAGACGTTGTTGCTCATCCTGACAGTTGTGCCGCTTTGGACAAACTTGGTCGTGCGCACCTTTGCTTGGACGCACCTACTGCGCACTGAAGGCGTCATCAACACGGCGCTGCTTGAGTTAGGGGTGATCCGCGAACCGCTGCCGTTGCTCTACAACAACTTGGCTGTATTCATCGGGCTGGTCGCGGGTGAACTGCCGTTTATGATCATCCCGCTGGTCACCAGCCTCGACCGGCTTGACCGACGGCTGCTTGACGCCGCCGCCGATCTGGGCGCAACGCCGTGGATTGCTTTCTGGAAGGTCATCTTCCCATTGACGCGGCCCGGTCTCGTCGCCGGATGCGCGCTCGTTTTCATCCCAAGTCTGGGTAACTTTGTCGTCGCCGATCTGCTCGGCGGCGCCAAGAGCATTCTGCTCGGCAACGTCATCTGGAACCAGTTCTTTCAACGCAACCAGCCGTTTGGTTCAGCCGTGACGCTGCTTCTGATTGGGGCCGTGGGCATTGTCGCCCTGTTGGCGACGCAACTGCGTACAGAACGCGCTACGTCGTGA
- the lon gene encoding endopeptidase La, which translates to MDEFHDSLPDNVARFPTVPVRDVVVFPHTAIRFKIGRKPSVIALNTALQRDRLIFLVTQHDPTLEEPTPEQVHRVGTLARITHHLQLADGNIRVQLEGLERGRALRFEEDQGCWMALVQRLPTDREQSPRITALVGKLTSLIDQYVRQSPDNPENLHADLRIEEPARLADNVASHLKISVEEKQKVLETVPLADRLLLLVDIFDIELEKLQMDRVIQGRVKKQMERSHREYYLSEKLKAIHKELGRKDERSEFEELKRRVEAARLPPDAHEKAMSELRRLEQMPLMSAEAAVSRNYLEWLLSVPWHERSEENCDLQAAQRILDADHYGLEKIKDRILEFLAVRQLVKQPPSSILCFVGPPGVGKTSLGKSIAQATGRKFVRLSLGGVRDDAEIRGHRRTYIGSMPGQIIQMMRKAGTINPLMLLDEVDKLASDYRGDPAAALLEVLDPEQNNAFRDHYLDVEYDLSQVMFIATANVLHTIPPALRDRLEIIRLSGYTEREKLEIARRHLIPKQRGKHGLSETQVVFTDDALVSIIQNYTREAGMRNMERDIAAICRKVARKVLLTPEADRADYQATITAEALTEYLGPPRYQPTRLKERSEVGMATGLAWTETGGETLFVETTLLPGRGQIILTGKLGDVMQESARAAMTYVRSRAAELGIAPDFHRRQDVHIHVPEGAIPKDGPSAGITMATALVSALTGIPVRQDVAMTGEITLRGKVLPVGGLKEKLLAALRLGIRVVLIPKDNEKDMADIPAEVQEALEIHFVERMEQVLPLALVESPNVRLVDDKTLPDKTLTDDLTPIWNREVTDHLSSVPVE; encoded by the coding sequence ATGGACGAGTTCCACGACAGCTTGCCCGACAACGTGGCGCGCTTCCCCACGGTTCCCGTACGCGACGTGGTGGTGTTTCCTCACACGGCGATTCGCTTCAAGATCGGACGCAAGCCCTCGGTCATTGCCCTCAACACCGCCCTGCAGCGCGACCGGTTGATTTTTCTCGTCACCCAGCACGACCCAACGCTGGAAGAGCCAACGCCGGAGCAGGTCCACCGCGTCGGCACGCTGGCGCGAATTACACATCATCTTCAGCTGGCGGACGGCAATATTAGGGTGCAGCTTGAGGGCCTAGAGCGCGGCCGCGCGCTGCGCTTTGAAGAGGACCAAGGCTGTTGGATGGCGCTTGTCCAGCGCCTGCCGACTGACCGAGAGCAAAGCCCTCGCATCACGGCGCTGGTTGGCAAGCTCACTAGTCTGATTGACCAGTACGTGCGCCAAAGCCCGGACAACCCTGAAAACCTGCACGCCGACCTGCGGATCGAAGAGCCAGCCCGCCTAGCGGACAACGTGGCCAGCCATTTGAAAATCTCCGTCGAAGAGAAGCAGAAGGTCCTAGAGACTGTCCCGCTGGCCGACCGCCTGCTGTTGCTGGTAGACATTTTCGACATCGAGTTGGAGAAGCTCCAGATGGATCGCGTCATTCAGGGGCGCGTCAAGAAACAAATGGAGCGGTCGCACCGGGAGTATTACCTGAGCGAAAAACTCAAGGCCATCCACAAAGAGCTGGGACGCAAGGACGAACGCTCGGAGTTTGAAGAACTCAAGCGGCGTGTCGAAGCGGCGCGGCTTCCACCAGACGCCCACGAGAAGGCGATGAGCGAACTGCGTCGGCTTGAACAGATGCCGCTGATGTCGGCCGAAGCCGCCGTATCGCGCAACTACCTTGAATGGCTCCTTAGCGTCCCATGGCACGAACGTTCTGAGGAAAACTGCGACCTCCAAGCGGCGCAGCGCATTCTCGACGCCGATCACTACGGGCTGGAAAAAATCAAAGACCGCATTCTGGAGTTCTTGGCCGTCCGGCAGCTTGTCAAGCAACCGCCGAGTTCGATTCTGTGCTTCGTCGGCCCGCCAGGCGTCGGTAAAACCAGTCTAGGCAAGTCCATTGCCCAGGCAACTGGGCGCAAGTTCGTCCGCCTCAGCTTGGGCGGCGTACGGGACGACGCCGAAATTCGTGGCCACCGACGTACATACATCGGTTCGATGCCGGGCCAGATTATCCAGATGATGAGAAAGGCCGGTACGATCAATCCCCTGATGCTGCTGGACGAAGTGGACAAGCTGGCCTCGGATTATCGCGGCGATCCGGCGGCCGCGCTGCTAGAAGTGCTTGACCCGGAACAAAACAACGCTTTCCGTGATCATTACCTCGACGTGGAATACGATTTGTCGCAGGTGATGTTTATTGCGACGGCCAACGTGCTGCATACGATTCCACCGGCCCTACGCGACCGATTGGAAATCATTCGTCTGTCGGGCTACACCGAGCGGGAAAAACTCGAAATTGCGCGCCGACACCTGATTCCTAAGCAGCGCGGCAAGCATGGACTATCGGAAACGCAGGTAGTGTTTACGGATGACGCGCTGGTTTCCATCATTCAGAACTACACGCGCGAAGCAGGGATGCGGAACATGGAGCGCGACATTGCGGCGATTTGCCGCAAAGTCGCCCGGAAGGTCCTGCTAACGCCGGAAGCCGACCGCGCCGACTATCAGGCGACGATCACGGCGGAGGCGCTGACGGAATATCTTGGGCCGCCGCGTTATCAGCCAACGCGGCTCAAGGAGCGGAGCGAAGTCGGCATGGCGACCGGACTGGCGTGGACGGAGACTGGCGGCGAAACGCTCTTTGTGGAGACCACCCTGCTGCCAGGGCGCGGCCAAATCATCCTGACCGGCAAACTCGGCGATGTGATGCAGGAGTCGGCGCGGGCGGCGATGACGTATGTGCGGTCGCGCGCCGCCGAGTTGGGGATTGCGCCGGATTTCCACCGGCGGCAGGACGTACACATCCATGTCCCCGAAGGCGCCATTCCGAAAGATGGCCCATCGGCTGGCATTACGATGGCGACAGCGCTGGTGTCAGCGTTGACGGGCATTCCCGTTCGGCAGGATGTAGCGATGACCGGCGAAATCACCCTGCGCGGCAAGGTGCTGCCGGTTGGTGGCCTCAAGGAAAAGCTCTTGGCCGCGCTGCGGCTGGGGATTCGGGTCGTCCTTATACCGAAGGACAACGAAAAGGACATGGCTGACATCCCGGCCGAGGTGCAGGAAGCGCTGGAAATTCACTTCGTAGAACGGATGGAGCAGGTTCTGCCGTTGGCGCTGGTTGAGTCGCCTAACGTGCGACTGGTGGATGACAAAACCCTGCCCGACAAAACTCTGACGGATGATCTGACGCCAATTTGGAATCGAGAGGTGACCGATCATCTGTCATCTGTGCCGGTGGAATGA